In Scatophagus argus isolate fScaArg1 chromosome 14, fScaArg1.pri, whole genome shotgun sequence, the following proteins share a genomic window:
- the LOC124071022 gene encoding alpha-1A adrenergic receptor-like isoform X1, translated as MSLWTNGSSADLYPGTQLPPRGSNSSINRSSGHPGAAPLDLSRAVPVGMVLASFIMFAIVGNILVILSVVCNRHLRVPTNYFIINLAIADLLLGTTVLPVSATLEVLDYWVFGRIFCDIWAAVDVLCCTASIMSLCVISIDRYIGVRYPLQYPMIVTERRALLAMLGVWVLSIVISIGPLLGWKQPPSQDDTVCLITEEPFYALFSSLGSFYIPLAVILAMYCRVYIVAKRTTKNLEAGVMKERQEDSNELTLRIHCRNQQIQELCPASKAGGGGASATRSALTVKLLKFSREKKAAKTLGVVVGMFILCWLPFFLALPIGSFNSSLRPPETFFKVIFWLGYFNSCLNPIIYPCYSREFKQAFIRILRCRWKRKRQGWQAYYNYRCQQGSNNSSFLNSSQQTLSSISPSPRCIASRLRPPPWPSSSDRELLPGSTGRGRTSPVSPLAKDAGKVLGVGAGRNTAIDGQTVNNKEQRGASEGTLCEKVEH; from the exons ATGAGTCTGTGGACTAACGGCTCCTCCGCAGATCTTTACCCCGGGACGCAGCTGCCGCCTCGGGGCTCCAACTCCTCCATCAACCGCAGCTCCGGTCACCCCGGCGCCGCCCCGCTGGATCTGAGCCGGGCGGTGCCGGTGGGCATGGTGCTGGCCTCCTTCATCATGTTCGCCATCGTGGGGAACATCCTCGTCATCCTGTCGGTGGTGTGTAACCGGCACCTGCGGGTCCCCACCAACTACTTCATCATCAACCTGGCCATCGCGGACCTGCTGCTGGGAACCACCGTGCTGCCGGTGTCCGCCACGCTGGAG gtCTTGGATTACTGGGTGTTTGGCCGTATCTTCTGTGACATCTGGGCGGCGGTGGACGTCCTGTGCTGCACAGCGTCCATCATGTCTTTGTGCGTCATCTCCATCGACCGGTACATCGGCGTTCGCTACCCGCTGCAGTACCCCATGATCGTCACCGAGAGGCGGGCGCTGCTCGCCATGCTGGGAGTCTGGGTCCTCTCCATCGTCATCTCCATCGGCCCGCTGCTGGGCTGGAAGCAGCCGCCGTCACAG GATGACACGGTCTGTCTCATCACCGAGGAGCCGTTCTACGCCCTCTTCTCCTCGCTCGGCTCCTTCTACATCCCTCTGGCCGTCATCCTGGCCATGTACTGCCGCGTCTACATCGTGGCCAAGCGCACCACCAAGAACCTGGAGGCCGGCGTGATGAAGGAGCGTCAGGAGGACTCCAACGAGCTCACCCTGAGGATCCACTGCAGGAACCAGCAGATCCAGGAGCTGTGCCCCGCCTCCAAGGCCGGAGGGGGCGGGGCCTCGGCCACACGCAGCGCGCTCACCGTCAAACTGCTCAAGTTCTCCAGGGAGAAGAAAGCTGCCAAGACGCTGGGTGTGGTGGTGGGCATGTTCATcctctgctggctgcctttCTTCCTGGCTCTGCCCATCG gcTCATTCAACAGCAGCCTGCGTCCTCCTGAAACCTTCTTTAAAGTCATTTTCTGGTTGGGATACTTCAACAGCTGCCTGAACCCCATCATCTACCCCTGCTACAGCCGGGAGTTCAAACAG GCGTTCATCCGGATCCTTCGCTGTCGTTGGAAGAGGAAGCGTCAGGGCTGGCAGGCGTACTACAACTACCGCTGCCAACAGGGCTCCAACAACTCGTCCTTTctgaacagcagccagcagacgCTGTCCTCCATTAGCCCCAGCCCGCGCTGCATCGCCTCCAGACTCCGCCCCCCGCCGTGGCCCTCCTCTTCCGACCGAGAGCTTCTCCCCGGCTCGACGGGCAGAGGCCGGACGAGCCCGGTGTCCCCGCTTGCTAAGGATGCCGGGAAGGTGTTGGGCGTCGGCGCGGGGCGCAACACGGCGATCGACGGGCAGACCGTAAACAACAAGGAGCAACGCGGAGCCTCAGAGGGAACGCTATGCGAGAAGGTAGAACACTAA
- the LOC124071022 gene encoding alpha-1B adrenergic receptor-like isoform X2, translating to MSLWTNGSSADLYPGTQLPPRGSNSSINRSSGHPGAAPLDLSRAVPVGMVLASFIMFAIVGNILVILSVVCNRHLRVPTNYFIINLAIADLLLGTTVLPVSATLEVLDYWVFGRIFCDIWAAVDVLCCTASIMSLCVISIDRYIGVRYPLQYPMIVTERRALLAMLGVWVLSIVISIGPLLGWKQPPSQDDTVCLITEEPFYALFSSLGSFYIPLAVILAMYCRVYIVAKRTTKNLEAGVMKERQEDSNELTLRIHCRNQQIQELCPASKAGGGGASATRSALTVKLLKFSREKKAAKTLGVVVGMFILCWLPFFLALPIGKINAVAQEV from the exons ATGAGTCTGTGGACTAACGGCTCCTCCGCAGATCTTTACCCCGGGACGCAGCTGCCGCCTCGGGGCTCCAACTCCTCCATCAACCGCAGCTCCGGTCACCCCGGCGCCGCCCCGCTGGATCTGAGCCGGGCGGTGCCGGTGGGCATGGTGCTGGCCTCCTTCATCATGTTCGCCATCGTGGGGAACATCCTCGTCATCCTGTCGGTGGTGTGTAACCGGCACCTGCGGGTCCCCACCAACTACTTCATCATCAACCTGGCCATCGCGGACCTGCTGCTGGGAACCACCGTGCTGCCGGTGTCCGCCACGCTGGAG gtCTTGGATTACTGGGTGTTTGGCCGTATCTTCTGTGACATCTGGGCGGCGGTGGACGTCCTGTGCTGCACAGCGTCCATCATGTCTTTGTGCGTCATCTCCATCGACCGGTACATCGGCGTTCGCTACCCGCTGCAGTACCCCATGATCGTCACCGAGAGGCGGGCGCTGCTCGCCATGCTGGGAGTCTGGGTCCTCTCCATCGTCATCTCCATCGGCCCGCTGCTGGGCTGGAAGCAGCCGCCGTCACAG GATGACACGGTCTGTCTCATCACCGAGGAGCCGTTCTACGCCCTCTTCTCCTCGCTCGGCTCCTTCTACATCCCTCTGGCCGTCATCCTGGCCATGTACTGCCGCGTCTACATCGTGGCCAAGCGCACCACCAAGAACCTGGAGGCCGGCGTGATGAAGGAGCGTCAGGAGGACTCCAACGAGCTCACCCTGAGGATCCACTGCAGGAACCAGCAGATCCAGGAGCTGTGCCCCGCCTCCAAGGCCGGAGGGGGCGGGGCCTCGGCCACACGCAGCGCGCTCACCGTCAAACTGCTCAAGTTCTCCAGGGAGAAGAAAGCTGCCAAGACGCTGGGTGTGGTGGTGGGCATGTTCATcctctgctggctgcctttCTTCCTGGCTCTGCCCATCG GGAAGATTAATGCGGTCGCACAGGAAGTGTGA
- the LOC124070575 gene encoding histone H4 produces MSGRGKGGKGLGKGGAKRHRKVLRDNIQGITKPAIRRLARRGGVKRISGLIYEETRGVLKVFLENVIRDAVTYTEHAKRKTVTAMDVVYALKRQGRTLYGFGG; encoded by the coding sequence ATGAGCggaagaggaaagggaggaaaaggacTCGGCAAAGGAGGCGCCAAGCGTCACCGCAAAGTCCTCCGCGATAACATCCAGGGAATCACCAAGCCCGCCATCCGCCGCTTGGCTCGTCGTGGTGGTGTGAAGCGTATTTCCGGTCTTATCTACGAGGAGACCCGCGGTGTGCTGAAGGTGTTCCTGGAGAACGTGATCCGGGATGCGGTCACCTACACCGAGCACGCCAAGAGGAAGACCGTCACCGCCATGGATGTGGTCTACGCCCTGAAGAGGCAGGGCCGCACTCTGTACGGCTTCGGCGGTTAA